A stretch of the Argentina anserina chromosome 6, drPotAnse1.1, whole genome shotgun sequence genome encodes the following:
- the LOC126799112 gene encoding E3 ubiquitin-protein ligase PUB23-like: MEEIDVPSFFICPISLQIMKDPVTISTGITYDRESIEKWLFSSKNKTCPVTNQEVSDPDLTPNHTLRRLLQAWCTLNASHGIERIPTPKPPASKAQISKLLNDAAKSPQSITNCLHKLRSIASESEANKRCMESVGAVEFLASVLLKGDTEQQAEALSVLYNLQVSESALQSLQGKESELIESLIKLIQRGTYESRAYAVMMLRSMFEVADTMKMINLRPEFFSEVVQVLRDQISPQASKATLQLLIKVCPWGRNRIKAVEAGAVNVLIDLLLDASPDRRTHEMAMMVLDMACSSAEGRAELLKHGAGLAVVSKKIMRISKVASERAVRVLFSVCKFSATASVLQDMLQLGVVAKLCLVLQVDSGSKTKEKALEILKMHAKTWRSSPCIPNNLISSYPS, from the coding sequence ATGGAAGAAATCGACGTTCCATCGTTCTTCATCTGTCCAATTTCTCTGCAAATAATGAAAGATCCGGTGACTATCTCGACGGGGATAACCTACGACAGGGAGAGCATCGAGAAGTGGCTGTTCTCGAGCAAGAACAAGACCTGCCCAGTAACGAATCAAGAAGTTTCCGATCCCGACTTAACCCCCAACCACACTCTCCGGAGGTTGCTCCAAGCTTGGTGCACACTCAACGCTTCTCACGGTATCGAAAGAATTCCAACTCCAAAGCCTCCCGCCAGCAAAGCTCAAATCTCCAAGCTGTTGAATGACGCCGCAAAGTCGCCACAGTCCATCACAAACTGCCTCCACAAGCTTAGATCCATCGCCTCAGAGAGCGAGGCCAACAAAAGATGTATGGAATCCGTCGGCGCAGTTGAGTTTTTGGCTTCGGTACTTCTTAAAGGAGATACTGAACAGCAGGCAGAAGCACTGAGCGTCCTATACAATCTCCAAGTCTCGGAATCCGCACTCCAGAGTCTTCAAGGCAAAGAGAGCGAGCTCATCGAGTCATTAATAAAGCTCATCCAAAGAGGTACTTACGAGTCGAGAGCTTACGCCGTGATGATGCTGAGATCGATGTTCGAAGTCGCCGACACAATGAAGATGATCAACTTGAGACCTGAGTTCTTCTCCGAAGTAGTTCAGGTATTGAGAGATCAGATTTCCCCACAAGCCTCAAAAGCCACATTGCAACTGTTGATCAAGGTCTGTCCTTGGGGGAGAAACCGAATCAAAGCCGTCGAAGCCGGAGCCGTTAATGTCTTGATCGATCTTCTTTTGGATGCTTCTCCGGACAGAAGGACTCACGAGATGGCAATGATGGTGCTCGACATGGCCTGTAGCTCGGCCGAGGGGCGAGCCGAGCTTCTCAAGCACGGGGCTGGGCTTGCAGTGGTctcaaagaaaataatgagGATTTCTAAGGTAGCGAGCGAGAGGGCGGTTCGGGTTCTGTTCTCGGTTTGCAAGTTCTCCGCCACGGCCAGTGTTTTGCAAGACATGTTGCAGCTGGGTGTGGTTGCAAAGCTTTGCTTAGTGCTCCAAGTGGATAGTGGGAGCAAGACCAAGGAAAAGGCTCTAGAGATCTTGAAAATGCATGCAAAGACATGGAGGAGCTCCCCCTGTATACCGAACAATTTGATTTCTTCTTATCCTTCTTAA